From a single Deltaproteobacteria bacterium genomic region:
- a CDS encoding LysE family translocator, translating into MSLETWGAFAIAAIILLVIPGPTIISVISHAVVNGRRAVIPLVIGVAVGDFTAMTLSILGLGAVLAASPMLFSVLKWLGVAYLLYLGIKIWRSNPEIAKTSTTAAGASKRSLCTSTFTVTALNPKSIGFFVAFLPQFVDPQGQAVPQFLLLGATFLVLGSINATLYAFFAGNLRETIQNSRARRWLNRCGGSALMGAGVFAAVMQRSL; encoded by the coding sequence ATGAGTTTGGAAACCTGGGGAGCATTTGCCATTGCCGCGATCATCCTTCTGGTGATACCGGGCCCAACAATTATTTCGGTAATAAGTCACGCCGTTGTAAACGGACGAAGAGCGGTGATACCGCTGGTGATAGGTGTAGCCGTTGGTGATTTCACAGCGATGACCCTTTCCATTTTAGGGCTGGGAGCAGTCTTAGCGGCTTCCCCAATGCTTTTTTCTGTATTGAAGTGGTTGGGAGTCGCTTACCTGCTTTACCTTGGTATCAAAATTTGGCGATCGAATCCCGAGATAGCGAAAACCAGCACCACCGCTGCAGGAGCTTCCAAGAGATCGCTTTGCACAAGTACGTTCACTGTGACTGCCTTGAACCCTAAGAGCATCGGTTTTTTCGTTGCCTTCTTGCCTCAATTTGTTGATCCGCAAGGCCAGGCAGTTCCCCAGTTTCTCTTACTGGGGGCAACATTTCTCGTACTGGGGTCCATAAACGCAACCCTATATGCTTTCTTCGCTGGCAACCTCCGCGAGACGATTCAGAATTCAAGGGCGCGTCGTTGGTTGAATCGCTGTGGTGGAAGCGCCTTGATGGGTGCCGGCGTTTTTGCAGCAGTTATGCAGCGCTCTTTATGA
- a CDS encoding DMT family transporter produces MKHSPSPSQHPFFSLSGFRAANRQTHRQGVLMMIGAGLCWSSGGILVRNVTLTDPWEIVFWRSVFMVIFLLGVLALWHRTKMFEKIAEVGRQGALAGALLASTFFFFILSVTRNTVANTFVLMSVGPFFVALFGRIFLRELVPLRTWGAIAVALAGIVLMFSEGLDSGRSLGNFLALGVPTAFALNVVVLRRAHASVSMVPAVMLAGIFSIIISLPLAWPLTPTLRDLTLLWIMGWVQLGAGCVLMTMATRYLTAREIGLFALLETTLGPIWVWLGIGERPTNTALVGGLIVITALLANGFLGRRGEKEL; encoded by the coding sequence ATGAAACATTCACCATCCCCTTCTCAACATCCGTTTTTTTCTCTATCGGGCTTTCGAGCGGCGAATCGGCAAACCCATCGCCAGGGCGTGCTGATGATGATCGGCGCCGGTTTGTGCTGGAGTTCCGGCGGCATCCTTGTTCGCAACGTTACCCTCACTGACCCATGGGAGATCGTCTTTTGGCGCTCGGTTTTCATGGTGATCTTCCTGCTCGGCGTACTCGCCTTATGGCACCGGACGAAGATGTTCGAGAAAATCGCTGAGGTCGGTAGGCAGGGCGCGTTGGCGGGGGCATTGCTTGCTTCCACTTTCTTCTTCTTCATCCTCTCGGTTACGCGCAATACTGTCGCCAACACCTTTGTGCTGATGAGCGTCGGGCCGTTCTTTGTAGCTTTGTTTGGCAGGATCTTTCTCCGTGAACTAGTGCCATTGCGAACTTGGGGTGCGATAGCGGTAGCGCTTGCGGGCATCGTGCTCATGTTTTCCGAGGGCCTGGACTCCGGTCGGAGCCTCGGCAACTTCCTCGCGTTGGGCGTGCCCACCGCCTTTGCCTTGAACGTGGTCGTGCTGCGTCGCGCCCATGCCAGCGTGAGCATGGTGCCGGCGGTTATGCTCGCGGGCATCTTCTCGATCATCATTTCACTCCCGCTCGCTTGGCCTCTCACGCCCACGCTTCGCGACCTGACGCTATTGTGGATCATGGGCTGGGTACAGCTTGGGGCGGGGTGTGTGCTGATGACGATGGCGACGCGATATCTCACCGCCAGAGAAATAGGTCTGTTCGCACTGCTGGAGACGACGCTCGGTCCTATCTGGGTATGGCTCGGTATCGGCGAGCGCCCTACGAACACCGCTTTGGTGGGGGGACTAATCGTGATCACCGCACTGCTGGCCAATGGATTCCTCGGGAGGCGAGGAGAAAAAGAATTATAA